A stretch of the Tannerella serpentiformis genome encodes the following:
- a CDS encoding cob(I)yrinic acid a,c-diamide adenosyltransferase has protein sequence MKKSIIYTGGGDKGTTALVGGFRVPKTHPRLEAYGTIDELNSHIGLLMADVDDPETLDTLRFVQHKLFTVGSYLATDPTKTDFRIESRVTPEAIQRIESAIDRIDGQLPRLNAFVLPGGNRASAQAHVCRTVCRRAERCIYRLTETGAEVEEPVLIFMNRLSDLLFVIGRNECVRRGDDEIIWDSKEGA, from the coding sequence ATGAAGAAAAGCATCATCTACACCGGCGGTGGCGACAAAGGCACCACCGCACTCGTGGGCGGCTTTCGCGTGCCCAAAACCCATCCGCGGCTCGAAGCCTATGGCACCATCGACGAGCTCAATTCGCACATCGGCCTGCTCATGGCCGACGTTGACGACCCCGAGACGCTCGACACGCTCCGCTTCGTGCAACACAAACTCTTCACCGTCGGCTCCTATCTGGCCACCGACCCCACCAAGACCGACTTCCGGATCGAGAGTCGCGTCACACCCGAGGCCATCCAACGCATCGAGTCGGCCATCGACCGCATCGACGGCCAGCTGCCCCGCCTGAACGCCTTCGTGCTGCCCGGTGGCAACCGCGCCTCGGCTCAGGCGCACGTTTGCCGCACCGTCTGCCGCCGCGCCGAGCGTTGCATCTATCGACTGACCGAGACCGGCGCTGAGGTCGAGGAGCCCGTCCTCATCTTCATGAACCGCCTTTCGGATTTGCTCTTCGTCATCGGTCGCAACGAGTGCGTCCGCCGTGGCGACGACGAAATCATCTGGGACAGCAAGGAAGGCGCCTGA
- the smpB gene encoding SsrA-binding protein SmpB produces MAKEKPTNQITIKNKRASFDYELLETFTAGLVLTGTEIKSIRLGKASLVDTFAIVERGEVWVKNMYVAEYFFGTYNNHAPRRDRKLLLNRKEIRRLQTAAKDRGFTLVPTRLFINERGLAKLVLAIARGKKEYDKRQSIRERDDRREMDRMFKK; encoded by the coding sequence ATGGCTAAAGAGAAACCTACGAACCAAATCACGATAAAGAATAAACGCGCCTCGTTCGACTACGAGCTGCTCGAGACCTTCACCGCCGGCCTCGTACTGACGGGCACGGAGATCAAGTCCATCCGCCTGGGCAAGGCCAGCCTCGTGGACACGTTCGCCATCGTCGAGCGCGGCGAGGTGTGGGTGAAGAATATGTACGTGGCCGAATACTTCTTCGGGACGTACAACAACCATGCGCCGCGACGCGACCGCAAGTTACTGCTGAACCGCAAGGAGATCCGCCGACTGCAGACGGCCGCCAAGGATCGCGGCTTCACCCTCGTGCCCACGCGACTCTTCATCAACGAACGCGGGCTGGCCAAGCTCGTCCTGGCCATCGCCCGAGGCAAGAAAGAGTACGACAAGCGACAGTCGATCCGCGAGCGCGACGATCGCCGCGAGATGGACCGCATGTTCAAGAAATAA
- a CDS encoding nucleoside recognition domain-containing protein has translation MSLVEGTIGQRVWRCVRRALPKAARTCLWLLKIILPVSLAVRLLQYSGLLGQASGFLAPAFSLIGLPGEAAIVFLTSIFTPLYAPIALMTSMPLTVRQLTILSLMCLLSHSLPVECAVQGRTGSTFVGMLVLRITMSFVMAFTVHHLMLHGAYNAPLAITGAVAVSHSIGDVLVLWLRSSLRIALLFAAIVPSLMILHYILDEFDLLRGLSRRMAPVMDFFGLPRECSFLWLVGNIVGLSYGSAIMMEQLKQDAISRRSCDLLNHHLAVSHSLLEDTILFAALGAPWLWIILPRLVYAFIVVRIKLLVERLRANSMRL, from the coding sequence ATGTCACTCGTAGAAGGGACCATCGGGCAGAGGGTGTGGCGGTGCGTGCGTCGGGCGCTGCCCAAGGCGGCCCGGACGTGCCTATGGCTGCTCAAGATCATCCTGCCCGTCTCGCTGGCCGTACGACTGCTTCAATACTCCGGGCTGCTCGGCCAGGCGTCGGGATTTCTGGCGCCCGCCTTCAGCCTGATCGGGCTGCCGGGCGAGGCCGCCATCGTTTTCCTGACCAGCATTTTCACACCGCTCTACGCGCCCATCGCGCTGATGACCTCCATGCCGCTAACGGTGCGCCAGCTGACCATCCTCTCGCTCATGTGCCTCCTCTCGCACAGCCTACCCGTAGAGTGCGCCGTGCAGGGCCGCACGGGTTCGACCTTCGTAGGCATGCTCGTGCTGCGCATTACGATGAGCTTCGTTATGGCCTTCACCGTGCACCACCTCATGCTCCACGGCGCCTACAACGCGCCCCTCGCCATCACGGGCGCCGTCGCCGTGAGCCACTCCATCGGCGACGTCCTCGTGCTTTGGCTGCGCAGTTCGCTACGCATCGCGCTGCTCTTCGCCGCCATCGTTCCCTCGCTCATGATCCTGCATTACATCCTCGACGAGTTCGACCTCCTGCGCGGCCTCTCGCGCCGCATGGCTCCAGTGATGGACTTCTTCGGCCTGCCGCGCGAATGCTCCTTCCTCTGGCTCGTGGGCAACATCGTGGGCCTGAGCTACGGCAGCGCGATCATGATGGAGCAGCTGAAGCAAGACGCCATCTCGCGCCGCAGTTGCGACCTGCTGAACCACCATCTGGCCGTCTCGCACTCCCTGCTGGAGGACACGATCCTCTTCGCCGCCCTCGGTGCCCCGTGGCTTTGGATCATCCTGCCGCGATTAGTCTACGCCTTCATCGTCGTGCGGATCAAGCTGCTTGTGGAGCGGTTGCGGGCTAACAGCATGAGACTTTAG
- a CDS encoding C10 family peptidase — MDTLMYVINYRKGVAIVSATKEVFPILAYSDEGNFDASELEDMENNENIGLSIWWDLTKESIIEAKKKADLDRSAVLGSYAAFKKIIEGEKIVEGDRAVLRSEHYYDEIRNYKKVGPLLTTEWHQDYPFNRYTPIKGEKHAPAGCVPIAIAQVVNYHQRLDGENIAWNHLKRMEISKK, encoded by the coding sequence ATGGACACACTGATGTATGTCATCAACTACCGGAAAGGGGTTGCCATCGTCAGCGCCACAAAAGAGGTTTTCCCCATTTTGGCCTATTCCGATGAGGGTAATTTTGACGCATCCGAATTGGAAGACATGGAAAACAACGAGAATATCGGGCTTTCGATTTGGTGGGATCTTACGAAAGAGAGCATTATAGAAGCCAAGAAGAAGGCCGACCTCGACCGTTCTGCGGTCTTGGGTTCGTATGCAGCATTCAAGAAGATAATAGAGGGAGAAAAGATCGTAGAAGGGGATCGGGCAGTTCTTCGTTCTGAGCACTACTATGATGAGATCCGAAACTATAAGAAAGTTGGGCCGCTCTTAACCACAGAATGGCATCAGGATTATCCTTTTAATCGTTACACACCGATTAAAGGGGAAAAACATGCGCCGGCGGGATGTGTGCCTATTGCTATCGCACAAGTTGTCAACTACCACCAAAGATTGGATGGAGAAAATATCGCTTGGAATCACCTTAAAAGAATGGAGATCAGCAAAAAGTAA
- a CDS encoding DUF2795 domain-containing protein, whose protein sequence is MYWTLELASKLEDAPWPASKDELIDYAQRSGAPLEVIENLQEMEDEGEVYESIEDIWPDYPSKEDFFFNEEEY, encoded by the coding sequence ATGTATTGGACATTAGAGTTGGCTTCCAAACTGGAAGATGCCCCTTGGCCTGCCTCCAAGGACGAGTTGATTGACTACGCGCAACGTTCCGGCGCCCCGCTCGAGGTGATCGAGAACCTGCAAGAAATGGAGGATGAAGGCGAGGTCTACGAAAGCATAGAGGACATATGGCCGGATTACCCCAGTAAGGAAGATTTCTTCTTCAACGAAGAGGAATATTGA
- the porM gene encoding type IX secretion system motor protein PorM/GldM — MSGISNNPNSPRQKMINLMYLVFIAMMAMNDTSSEVLSGFELVEKSLRESAATAADRNRKTLEELEAANRVNPTKVGEWYKKGVEVKKQSDELFEYIQQLKLRIIRQADGKDANVDQLQHKEDLDAASEIMLSPMGSEAAKLKKRLEAYRAAMSRMVDDPEKRTMLERAIDTKVPGKSGLNLRSWETALFENMPMASAVTILTKYQNDIRYVEGEALASIARSVDVGDYRVNKIVAQVVPKSQIVMSGTPYEAAIVLSAIDSTQRPQLFIGPRGSEREVVGYDGTYTVGTGSTGTFPVQGYLKVPGKDPYYFSSEYSVSAKTATVASALMRVLYAGRVRENEIEIAVPGVASGDVTATMTNGQIRTENGKRYAVPNMGAREAVISVSAKIGGVSAKIGDFTFKVRQLPKAQPYILYKDANGTTRKFTGGRISKRALLDAVGLQSAIDDGILDIECRVKQFTLTYSDSMGNSLMEVSQGGSFTERQKNYIRNLQRGKQFYIKSVSVTPEGVEQEPIVFDVIVQ, encoded by the coding sequence ATGTCAGGAATATCAAACAATCCCAATTCTCCGCGCCAGAAGATGATCAATCTGATGTACCTCGTTTTCATTGCCATGATGGCCATGAACGATACATCGTCAGAGGTGCTCAGCGGGTTCGAGCTGGTGGAGAAAAGCCTGCGCGAATCTGCCGCTACGGCCGCCGATCGCAACCGCAAAACGCTGGAGGAATTGGAGGCCGCCAATCGGGTGAACCCGACCAAGGTCGGCGAGTGGTACAAGAAAGGCGTGGAGGTCAAGAAGCAGTCCGACGAACTCTTCGAGTACATCCAGCAACTCAAGCTCCGCATCATTCGCCAAGCCGACGGAAAGGATGCGAACGTGGACCAATTACAACACAAGGAAGACCTCGACGCCGCGTCGGAGATTATGCTCTCACCGATGGGCAGCGAGGCTGCTAAGCTGAAGAAGCGACTGGAGGCTTACCGCGCGGCGATGAGTCGCATGGTGGACGACCCCGAGAAACGCACCATGTTGGAGCGGGCGATCGACACGAAGGTGCCCGGCAAGTCGGGCCTCAACCTACGCTCTTGGGAGACGGCGCTCTTTGAGAACATGCCCATGGCGTCGGCTGTCACCATACTGACGAAGTATCAGAACGACATCCGCTACGTCGAGGGCGAGGCCCTCGCGTCCATCGCTCGCAGCGTGGATGTGGGCGACTATCGCGTGAATAAGATCGTGGCGCAGGTGGTGCCCAAGAGTCAGATTGTCATGAGCGGCACACCCTACGAAGCGGCCATCGTCCTCTCGGCCATCGACTCCACGCAGCGCCCGCAACTCTTCATCGGTCCGCGCGGCAGCGAGCGCGAGGTGGTCGGCTATGACGGCACGTACACCGTCGGCACCGGATCGACCGGCACGTTCCCCGTCCAGGGCTACCTCAAGGTGCCCGGCAAGGATCCGTATTACTTCAGCAGCGAATACTCCGTATCGGCCAAGACGGCCACCGTGGCATCGGCCCTGATGCGTGTCCTTTACGCCGGCCGTGTGCGAGAGAACGAGATCGAGATCGCTGTGCCGGGCGTGGCCAGTGGCGACGTGACGGCCACGATGACCAACGGCCAGATCCGCACCGAGAACGGCAAGCGCTACGCCGTGCCCAACATGGGCGCTCGCGAGGCGGTGATCTCCGTATCGGCTAAGATCGGCGGCGTATCGGCCAAGATCGGCGACTTCACCTTCAAGGTGCGCCAACTGCCCAAGGCTCAGCCCTACATCTTATATAAGGATGCCAACGGCACCACGCGTAAGTTCACCGGCGGACGCATTTCCAAGCGCGCCCTGCTCGACGCCGTCGGCCTGCAATCGGCCATCGACGACGGCATCCTCGACATCGAGTGCCGCGTGAAGCAGTTCACGCTCACCTACTCCGACTCGATGGGCAACTCGCTCATGGAGGTGTCGCAGGGCGGCTCCTTCACCGAGCGGCAGAAGAACTACATCCGCAACCTGCAACGCGGCAAGCAGTTCTACATCAAGTCCGTCTCCGTCACGCCCGAAGGCGTAGAGCAAGAGCCGATCGTCTTCGACGTCATTGTGCAGTAA
- the porL gene encoding type IX secretion system motor protein PorL/GldL, with product MGKYRRYKNRMEMFLSSENGKRTLNFVYSWGASIVIIGALFKILHHPLGSPILSVAMVTEALVFFISAFERPSNEYHWEEVFPVLKSKNPLDRPEFGGSGNGGSNGGGSIVVGDLSGLQGLGGSDSSQGLGGSSIVLGDLSGLQGGGGAPLTGNARAARSAEIGMAAMGLNVSEEDTRSLSESIKKLGDAAEQIAHMADLTEATKTYIEQITGVSANLERFSTVTQSLSDVSDTIVNSYRSIAAATTTEGTEEQTVGYVQQMEQLNRSLSGMNEFYSAHLDGLRAQMDTIRQINDGLGRIRDMYNNSVMDSTAFRNENERMAQLLSQLNQVYGRLLQAMTINMAAPGGNMYPPQQPMYPPQGAPAAYPPQGGYAQQPPYTQQPMR from the coding sequence ATGGGAAAATATAGAAGATATAAGAACCGGATGGAGATGTTCCTCTCGTCCGAAAACGGCAAACGGACGTTGAACTTTGTCTATAGCTGGGGCGCATCCATCGTCATCATCGGCGCATTGTTCAAGATCCTGCACCACCCGCTGGGCAGCCCCATCCTGTCCGTGGCGATGGTTACGGAGGCCCTCGTGTTCTTCATTTCAGCCTTTGAGCGACCGTCCAACGAATACCATTGGGAAGAGGTCTTCCCCGTGTTGAAGTCCAAGAATCCACTCGACCGACCCGAGTTCGGCGGCAGTGGCAATGGCGGGAGCAACGGCGGCGGATCGATTGTAGTCGGCGACTTGTCCGGTCTGCAAGGTCTTGGCGGTAGCGACAGCAGCCAGGGTCTGGGCGGCAGCTCGATTGTCCTCGGCGATTTGTCGGGCTTGCAGGGCGGAGGCGGTGCGCCGCTCACAGGCAATGCACGCGCGGCTCGTAGCGCTGAGATCGGTATGGCGGCGATGGGGCTGAATGTTTCCGAGGAGGATACGCGCAGCCTTAGCGAGAGCATTAAGAAGCTGGGTGACGCCGCCGAGCAGATCGCTCACATGGCCGACCTGACGGAGGCTACAAAGACCTACATCGAGCAGATCACGGGTGTATCGGCCAACTTGGAGCGCTTCAGCACCGTGACGCAATCGCTGAGCGACGTATCCGACACGATCGTCAATTCCTATCGCTCCATTGCTGCGGCCACGACGACCGAGGGCACGGAGGAGCAGACCGTCGGTTATGTGCAGCAGATGGAGCAACTCAATCGCAGCCTCTCGGGCATGAACGAGTTCTATTCGGCCCACCTCGACGGTCTCCGTGCGCAGATGGACACCATCCGACAGATCAACGACGGCTTGGGTCGCATCCGTGACATGTACAACAACTCCGTGATGGACAGTACCGCCTTCCGCAACGAGAACGAACGTATGGCGCAACTGCTCTCGCAGCTGAATCAGGTCTACGGCCGACTCTTGCAGGCCATGACGATTAACATGGCGGCTCCGGGTGGCAACATGTATCCCCCGCAGCAGCCCATGTATCCGCCCCAAGGTGCACCGGCCGCCTATCCGCCGCAGGGTGGCTACGCGCAACAGCCGCCCTACACACAACAGCCGATGAGATAA
- the porK gene encoding T9SS ring complex lipoprotein PorK/GldK, with amino-acid sequence MIKKIAIMGVAAWLLTACGKMLSGDGGELVGARMASYNEPSPYGMVLIKRGSFEMGPSDRDSLWGFEPDTRGVSFESFWMDETEITNAQYRQFVYWVRDSIIRTRLADPAYGGNELFMITEDKFGDPVTPHLDWSRPIPWKRANEDERRAIESVYYTHPVTGDRSLDARQMNYKYEWFDYTAAALRRNRIDPAERERNTDYQVDPNEVVMISKDTAFFDAEGRPVNQTITRPLSSPFDFLNTRIVNIYPDETSWVNDFKNAHNEPYLKMYFTHPGYDDYPVVGVSWEQAEAFCVWRTEYYKKSANLPPGTVIEPFRLPTEGEWEYAARAGKSENKYPWSTNELQNAKGCFMANFKPGDGNYTEDGHLITSRVATFAPNEFGLYDMAGNVAEWTSSVYTESGLSQTSDLNPDLHYHAAKEDPYEMKKKVVRGGSWKDVAEFIRSDRRTFEYQNETRSYIGFRCVRTQVGFSNAKGKGNSNKSKKKK; translated from the coding sequence ATGATAAAGAAGATAGCGATCATGGGCGTGGCGGCATGGCTGCTTACAGCGTGCGGGAAAATGCTTTCCGGTGACGGTGGCGAACTGGTCGGCGCCAGAATGGCCTCCTACAACGAGCCGAGCCCTTACGGGATGGTGCTCATCAAACGCGGATCCTTTGAGATGGGACCTTCTGACAGAGACAGTTTGTGGGGATTCGAGCCGGATACGCGCGGCGTCTCGTTCGAATCTTTTTGGATGGACGAGACGGAAATCACCAACGCCCAGTATCGCCAATTCGTTTACTGGGTGCGCGACTCCATCATCCGCACCCGTCTGGCCGATCCAGCTTACGGCGGCAACGAGCTCTTTATGATCACCGAGGATAAGTTCGGAGACCCCGTCACACCGCACCTCGACTGGTCGCGCCCCATCCCCTGGAAGCGCGCTAACGAAGACGAGCGCCGCGCCATCGAGAGTGTCTACTACACGCATCCCGTGACGGGCGATCGCAGTCTTGACGCCCGACAGATGAACTACAAATACGAATGGTTTGACTACACCGCCGCCGCGCTGCGTCGCAATCGCATCGATCCAGCCGAACGCGAGCGCAACACGGACTATCAAGTCGATCCGAACGAGGTGGTGATGATCTCCAAAGACACCGCCTTCTTCGACGCCGAAGGGCGCCCCGTCAATCAGACCATCACGCGCCCCCTCAGTAGCCCGTTCGACTTCCTCAATACGCGCATTGTCAATATCTACCCCGACGAGACGAGCTGGGTGAACGATTTCAAGAATGCCCATAACGAGCCGTATCTGAAGATGTATTTCACGCATCCGGGCTACGACGATTATCCCGTCGTGGGCGTATCGTGGGAGCAGGCCGAGGCCTTTTGCGTATGGCGTACGGAGTACTATAAGAAGTCGGCTAACCTGCCGCCGGGCACCGTGATCGAACCTTTCCGACTGCCGACTGAGGGCGAGTGGGAATACGCTGCCCGTGCCGGCAAGAGTGAGAACAAATATCCCTGGTCGACCAACGAATTGCAGAACGCCAAGGGCTGCTTTATGGCCAACTTCAAGCCGGGCGATGGCAACTACACCGAGGATGGTCACCTGATCACTTCACGCGTGGCCACCTTCGCCCCGAACGAGTTCGGACTCTATGACATGGCCGGCAACGTGGCCGAATGGACCTCATCGGTCTACACCGAATCAGGCCTCAGTCAGACGAGCGATCTCAATCCTGACCTGCACTATCACGCCGCCAAAGAAGACCCCTACGAAATGAAGAAGAAGGTGGTCCGCGGTGGATCGTGGAAAGACGTAGCCGAGTTTATCCGTTCCGACCGTCGCACGTTTGAGTATCAGAACGAGACGCGCTCCTACATCGGCTTCCGCTGTGTTCGCACACAGGTCGGATTCTCCAATGCCAAAGGCAAGGGCAACAGCAACAAGAGCAAAAAGAAGAAGTAA
- the porN gene encoding type IX secretion system ring subunit PorN/GldN, with product MNRIGFLALLAGVWMMLTPAMQAQEDGGRPARRSPQMGRSSERNRQNDSDGDLPELTVRAQHLNDQLTQEVGNARWMRIIYRELNMLEDKNAPLYYPVTPINGTQNLFTTIFRLVADGKLPAYEYLDGYEAFDDAHLVDFKSVLDRFSIMFQTSSGRDGRTRYVINDSDVPSGEVRAFYVKEAWYFDQNNSVFDVKTLAISPIIFYEGDMGTERTPMFWVLYEEVRPYVSNTYIMTSNMNNAKTFTIDDYFRRRMFDGKIIKTENLLNIPLQAYCPTPDSMAREQQKIEDQLQAFNKNLWFQPDTTAQVAATSKTKKSARRGSSAKKSDSSDKESTAKPKAEKAAKAPKVPKVKAEKSAGATRSVRRRR from the coding sequence ATGAATCGGATTGGCTTTTTAGCGCTCCTCGCGGGCGTTTGGATGATGCTCACCCCCGCCATGCAGGCGCAGGAGGACGGCGGACGGCCCGCGCGCCGATCGCCACAGATGGGGCGTAGCAGCGAACGTAACCGACAAAATGACAGCGATGGTGATCTGCCCGAGCTTACCGTCCGCGCCCAGCACCTCAACGATCAGCTGACGCAAGAGGTGGGCAACGCCCGCTGGATGCGTATCATCTACCGCGAGCTGAACATGCTGGAGGACAAAAACGCGCCGCTTTATTATCCCGTCACGCCGATCAATGGCACGCAAAACCTCTTCACGACCATCTTCCGACTCGTGGCCGATGGCAAGCTGCCGGCCTACGAGTATTTGGACGGTTACGAGGCCTTCGACGACGCGCATTTGGTCGACTTCAAGTCTGTCCTGGACCGCTTCTCGATCATGTTTCAAACCTCATCCGGGCGCGACGGCCGTACGCGTTATGTGATCAACGACAGCGACGTCCCCTCTGGCGAAGTGCGCGCCTTTTATGTCAAAGAGGCGTGGTATTTCGATCAAAACAACTCTGTCTTTGACGTGAAAACGCTCGCCATTAGCCCCATCATCTTCTATGAGGGCGACATGGGCACGGAGCGCACGCCGATGTTCTGGGTGCTCTATGAGGAGGTGCGGCCGTACGTCTCGAACACGTACATCATGACCTCGAACATGAACAACGCCAAGACGTTCACCATCGACGACTACTTCCGTCGCCGCATGTTCGACGGCAAGATCATCAAGACCGAAAACCTGCTCAACATACCGCTGCAGGCCTACTGCCCAACGCCCGACTCGATGGCGCGTGAGCAGCAGAAGATCGAGGACCAGCTGCAGGCCTTCAACAAGAACCTCTGGTTCCAGCCGGACACCACGGCGCAGGTGGCCGCCACGAGCAAGACGAAGAAGAGCGCACGCCGCGGATCGTCTGCCAAAAAGTCCGATTCATCCGATAAGGAATCGACCGCCAAGCCGAAGGCCGAGAAGGCCGCCAAGGCGCCAAAGGTTCCCAAGGTGAAGGCGGAGAAGTCGGCCGGAGCCACCCGCAGCGTCCGTCGCAGACGGTAG
- a CDS encoding DUF6261 family protein: MILYFNLTKLRLMNFYQVMTNVQLFLSQEDLETLKLKDAAKVFDEKYKTFDAAVQPMRGDVDTKELNKLDERRDKALIGLYGHVRVFTGFPEEAKATAAQQLQAILLKYDKAPQTKPLREETAIVSNVVSDLEVADAKAKLTLIGADKWLDELKDANKKFEAAYNARTQRNMDLVGQTKEKRIALDDEYRHLAHTINALATLGGEAPYKRLMSSINADIQQALLAERPETKKKEPKEPKEPKLPKEPKEPKEPKTPKDPKEPKQPDTPKDPKKPDDGNPDIKLPEE, encoded by the coding sequence ATGATACTTTACTTCAATCTCACCAAGCTCCGCCTGATGAATTTCTATCAGGTGATGACGAATGTGCAACTGTTCCTCTCTCAGGAAGATCTGGAGACGCTGAAGCTGAAAGACGCGGCCAAGGTCTTCGATGAGAAGTACAAGACTTTCGACGCGGCCGTGCAACCCATGCGTGGCGATGTGGACACGAAAGAGCTGAACAAGCTCGACGAGCGACGCGACAAGGCCCTGATAGGGCTTTACGGACACGTGCGCGTCTTCACCGGCTTCCCCGAGGAGGCCAAGGCGACGGCCGCGCAACAGCTACAGGCCATCCTGCTGAAGTACGACAAGGCGCCGCAAACGAAGCCCCTACGCGAAGAAACGGCCATCGTCTCCAACGTCGTCAGCGACTTGGAGGTGGCCGACGCGAAGGCCAAACTGACGCTTATCGGTGCCGACAAATGGCTGGACGAGCTCAAGGACGCGAACAAGAAATTTGAAGCCGCCTACAACGCCCGTACGCAGCGCAACATGGATCTCGTGGGCCAAACCAAGGAGAAGCGTATCGCCCTCGACGATGAGTATCGCCACCTGGCCCACACGATCAACGCACTGGCCACACTCGGCGGCGAAGCGCCCTATAAACGTCTGATGAGCAGCATCAATGCGGACATACAGCAGGCCCTCCTGGCCGAGCGTCCGGAGACGAAGAAGAAGGAGCCCAAGGAGCCGAAGGAACCCAAGCTGCCCAAAGAGCCGAAGGAACCGAAGGAACCGAAGACTCCCAAGGATCCGAAAGAGCCCAAACAGCCCGACACGCCCAAGGATCCGAAGAAACCCGACGACGGCAACCCCGACATCAAGCTGCCGGAGGAATAA
- a CDS encoding YIP1 family protein, with protein MFKAVFLRLVAFTFRPMDAWEALSHKKVKENDDDFLSHFLYPMIGLIALAAFVGMLFTGPEFDFVIALKSTIKAIVASAGGFFLASYLLNELWALVFKRPRSMRLIQPFVGYSSSLLFVIEIVQSFFPELIFLRIPALYTIYMIWAGAVNYLHVDNEVQLKFTTLASFIIIGTPAIISFLLFTLMPGLRF; from the coding sequence ATGTTCAAAGCTGTATTCCTCCGTTTAGTCGCCTTTACGTTCCGCCCGATGGACGCGTGGGAGGCGCTGAGTCACAAGAAGGTGAAGGAGAATGACGACGACTTCCTCTCGCATTTCCTCTACCCCATGATTGGACTCATCGCGCTGGCGGCGTTTGTCGGTATGCTCTTCACGGGCCCGGAGTTCGACTTCGTGATCGCGCTCAAGTCGACCATCAAAGCGATTGTAGCCTCGGCCGGGGGCTTCTTCCTGGCGTCGTACCTGCTGAACGAACTGTGGGCACTCGTCTTCAAACGTCCGCGCAGCATGCGACTCATCCAGCCGTTCGTCGGCTACTCCTCGTCGCTGCTGTTCGTGATCGAGATTGTGCAATCGTTCTTCCCCGAGCTGATCTTCCTGCGCATCCCGGCGCTGTATACCATTTATATGATCTGGGCGGGCGCGGTGAACTACTTACATGTGGACAACGAGGTGCAGCTGAAGTTCACGACCCTTGCCTCGTTCATCATTATCGGCACACCGGCCATCATCTCCTTCCTCCTGTTCACACTGATGCCGGGGCTCCGCTTTTAA
- a CDS encoding PorP/SprF family type IX secretion system membrane protein: MKNYRFWTLWLNLLLCATVVVAQTDAPLNHYFTAMTAYNPAAVGMQSEIKATALYRLQWVGLDEGAPKSIFVAADMPYRFRETQNGVGIILFNDDKSTLYKDMYAAAQLAHKRRLGKGTLSIGLQVGMINSTYQGSKARPVPEGADGSADHASEDDAIPKEDLTAKGLDLAAGVMYSTDRYYIGLASTHLTAPTLQLNDNFGRKVMREYNLMAGYNIALRNPLVELRPSLLVRSDLHMSVGDVTLRAIYKKMFNGGLGVRVTDSGTTNGILYLGADIAGFRVSYAYEYPFSALSRTTFGSHEAVVTYRLQLNLPKGGRNRHKSIRIL; encoded by the coding sequence ATGAAGAATTATCGTTTTTGGACACTCTGGCTTAACCTCCTGCTGTGTGCGACGGTCGTCGTGGCGCAGACGGACGCCCCGCTGAACCATTATTTCACGGCCATGACGGCCTACAACCCCGCCGCGGTGGGAATGCAAAGCGAGATCAAGGCCACGGCCCTCTACCGCCTGCAATGGGTCGGGCTGGACGAGGGCGCACCCAAATCCATCTTCGTAGCTGCCGATATGCCTTATCGCTTCCGAGAGACGCAAAACGGCGTCGGCATCATCCTCTTCAACGACGACAAAAGCACCCTCTATAAAGATATGTACGCCGCTGCGCAGCTGGCTCACAAGCGACGCCTCGGCAAGGGCACACTCAGCATCGGCCTGCAAGTGGGCATGATTAATAGCACCTATCAAGGCTCCAAAGCGCGTCCCGTACCCGAAGGTGCGGACGGAAGTGCGGACCATGCGTCCGAGGACGACGCCATCCCTAAGGAAGACCTTACGGCCAAGGGCCTCGACCTGGCCGCCGGAGTGATGTACTCCACCGACAGATACTACATCGGCCTGGCCTCGACCCATCTCACGGCCCCCACACTGCAGCTGAACGACAACTTCGGACGTAAGGTGATGCGCGAATACAATTTGATGGCAGGATACAATATCGCTCTGCGCAACCCGTTGGTGGAATTGCGTCCGTCGCTGCTGGTGCGGTCTGATCTGCACATGTCAGTCGGCGACGTGACCCTCAGAGCCATTTATAAGAAGATGTTCAACGGGGGGCTCGGCGTGCGTGTCACGGACAGCGGTACGACAAATGGCATCCTCTATCTGGGCGCCGACATTGCCGGCTTTCGCGTCAGCTACGCGTATGAATATCCCTTTTCAGCGCTCTCCCGAACGACCTTCGGCAGTCACGAAGCCGTCGTCACCTATCGCCTGCAGCTGAACCTGCCCAAGGGGGGGCGAAACAGGCACAAGAGCATCAGAATATTGTAA